The proteins below are encoded in one region of Microbacterium pygmaeum:
- a CDS encoding cation diffusion facilitator family transporter, which produces MTTGHERDHKDPHHDHYHLQGDHDHGGDHSHPTGLKGFVYGLFVPHSHDAADSIDDAMEANSSGIRVLKISLLILLATTILQAAVVIFSGSVALLADTIHNFSDALTAVPLWVAFILSRRAASRRYTYGLGRAEDLAGLFIVFVVALSAIIAAWQSIDRIIHPQQIGNIGWVIAVAIIGFLGNEIVAVYRIRVGQRIGSAALVADGIHARTDGFTSLAVVAGGVGVLLGVPLADPIVGLIISAAIFVLLIGTVRSVGRRLLDGVEPELVDKVAHALDHVDGIDRVDRIRLRWNGHRLEGDAILTVDATASREQLDAISADANRNVRAHLPNVDEFLVSTHSASDTHPPH; this is translated from the coding sequence ATGACAACCGGCCACGAACGCGACCACAAGGACCCGCACCACGATCACTACCACCTGCAGGGGGATCACGATCATGGCGGCGATCACAGTCATCCGACTGGTCTGAAGGGGTTCGTGTACGGCCTGTTCGTGCCGCACTCGCATGATGCCGCGGACTCGATCGATGACGCGATGGAAGCGAATAGCTCCGGTATCCGCGTGTTGAAGATCAGCCTCCTCATCCTGCTGGCAACGACCATCCTCCAGGCGGCGGTCGTCATCTTCAGCGGTTCCGTCGCGTTGCTCGCCGACACCATCCACAACTTCTCCGATGCACTCACCGCTGTACCCCTCTGGGTGGCGTTCATCCTCAGCCGGCGCGCCGCATCCCGCCGCTATACCTACGGGCTGGGCCGCGCGGAAGATCTCGCGGGCTTGTTCATCGTGTTCGTCGTCGCGCTGTCCGCGATTATCGCCGCCTGGCAGTCCATCGACCGCATCATTCACCCGCAGCAGATCGGCAACATCGGTTGGGTGATAGCCGTCGCAATCATCGGCTTCCTCGGCAACGAAATCGTAGCCGTATACCGGATCCGCGTCGGCCAGCGCATCGGCTCCGCCGCGCTCGTCGCGGACGGCATCCACGCCCGCACGGACGGATTCACGTCCCTGGCCGTCGTTGCCGGTGGGGTGGGTGTGCTGCTCGGCGTCCCGCTGGCTGACCCGATCGTCGGGTTGATCATTTCTGCCGCGATCTTCGTCCTCCTCATCGGCACCGTCCGAAGCGTGGGCCGCCGCCTGCTCGACGGCGTAGAACCCGAGCTGGTCGACAAAGTTGCGCACGCCCTCGACCACGTCGACGGCATTGACCGAGTCGACCGGATCCGTTTGCGCTGGAACGGGCACCGCCTTGAGGGAGACGCGATACTCACCGTCGATGCCACCGCCTCGCGTGAACAGCTTGACGCGATCAGCGCCGACGCGAACCGCAACGTTCGCGCTCACCTTCCCAATGTGGACGAGTTCCTCGTCAGCACACATAGTGCCTCGGACACGCACCCTCCTCATTGA
- a CDS encoding alpha/beta hydrolase family protein — protein sequence MATAIGGLAALGAVAVGIITMLARRIVGVRPRRQTLIVRRVGDDIELTQTDLTLAEGSYGLWFGERFAQHALIGPVLSSDGRRVIRRLLETTVPMSSEPFAAKWTGHTMSGPCEIDPNWEDVVVPLRDGESAPAWLFRGTAVDKAWVIHVQGIRTSRLVTLRSVEVAHQAGLTSMVITYRGSGDGPPVSASTLGQREWSDLADAIAYARSHGATAVYVVAWSMGAGLSLELLRREPAAIDRLALISPATQWRPIIQHGVHRAGLPATAASLVMWALGSRVISRLVGMPEALDFNTLNWVHNLALGVPTILVHSDGDQEIPIALTTRFLAAHPRVTLVKTAPAPHGWEANVDPDLFRSAVLSWLVGAAHRNVESP from the coding sequence ATGGCCACTGCGATCGGCGGCTTGGCTGCACTGGGCGCGGTCGCGGTCGGGATCATAACGATGCTGGCGCGACGCATCGTCGGCGTCCGTCCGAGACGCCAGACCCTCATTGTGCGACGCGTCGGCGACGATATCGAGTTGACGCAGACAGATCTCACGCTTGCCGAGGGGAGTTACGGCCTATGGTTCGGAGAGCGCTTTGCCCAGCACGCGCTCATCGGTCCAGTTCTCTCGTCGGACGGGCGACGCGTGATTCGTCGTCTGCTTGAGACGACTGTGCCCATGAGTTCAGAGCCGTTTGCAGCCAAATGGACCGGCCACACGATGAGCGGACCCTGCGAGATCGATCCCAACTGGGAGGACGTTGTTGTGCCGCTTCGTGACGGCGAATCGGCACCGGCCTGGCTCTTCAGAGGAACGGCGGTCGACAAGGCTTGGGTGATCCACGTCCAAGGCATCCGCACCTCGAGACTCGTGACTCTGCGTTCTGTTGAGGTTGCGCATCAGGCTGGCCTGACTTCGATGGTGATCACATATCGAGGCTCGGGGGACGGGCCGCCGGTCTCCGCCTCAACCCTCGGGCAGCGCGAGTGGAGCGACCTTGCCGACGCGATCGCCTATGCGCGCTCGCATGGCGCGACGGCCGTGTACGTCGTGGCCTGGTCGATGGGTGCTGGGCTCTCGTTGGAACTTCTTCGCCGCGAGCCCGCGGCGATCGACCGTCTGGCTCTGATCTCGCCCGCCACCCAGTGGCGGCCGATCATTCAACATGGCGTGCATCGTGCGGGCCTACCCGCCACCGCAGCATCGCTGGTGATGTGGGCGCTCGGCTCTCGCGTCATCAGCCGACTGGTCGGGATGCCCGAGGCGCTCGACTTCAATACCCTCAACTGGGTGCATAACCTCGCGCTCGGCGTGCCGACGATACTGGTCCACTCGGATGGGGATCAAGAGATCCCCATCGCTCTCACGACTCGCTTCCTTGCTGCACACCCGCGCGTCACACTCGTGAAGACTGCTCCTGCTCCCCACGGTTGGGAAGCCAATGTGGACCCCGATCTGTTCCGGTCCGCCGTCCTGTCGTGGCTTGTTGGCGCGGCGCACCGCAACGTCGAAAGTCCGTGA
- a CDS encoding ArsR/SmtB family transcription factor, giving the protein MSVDKQSCGYCPDSSYVELAVEVFGMLADATRVRIILALQNAQELSVNSIAEAVDKSPAGVSQHLAKLRLARIVATRQEGQKVFYRLENEHASRLVADAIFQAEHSLGGTPRHHHADRVSE; this is encoded by the coding sequence ATGAGCGTAGATAAGCAATCATGCGGGTATTGTCCGGATAGTTCCTATGTGGAGCTCGCCGTGGAGGTGTTCGGAATGCTGGCAGACGCCACCCGCGTGCGGATCATCCTCGCTCTACAAAATGCGCAGGAGCTGTCGGTGAACAGCATCGCGGAGGCGGTCGACAAGTCGCCGGCCGGGGTGTCGCAGCATCTAGCCAAGCTGCGGCTGGCCCGCATCGTTGCGACCCGTCAGGAAGGGCAGAAAGTGTTCTACCGCTTGGAGAACGAGCACGCTTCCCGGCTGGTCGCCGACGCCATCTTCCAAGCCGAACACTCGCTCGGTGGCACCCCCCGCCACCACCACGCGGACCGAGTCAGCGAATGA
- a CDS encoding DUF305 domain-containing protein: MRIRTAATAALALATALTLAGCAGNTADSGSMPGMDHGSSSSASPSVVMAEFNDADVMFAQMMIPHHQQAVEMADMILAKDGIDAGVITLAEQIKAAQQPEIEQLQGWLDEWGADSDMGGMGGMDHGDGMMSDEDMKTLDAATGTEASRLFLEEMTMHHEGAITMAQNEVDNGQNTDAIGMAQTIIDTQTAEIATMQELLGQL; encoded by the coding sequence ATGAGAATTCGTACCGCGGCGACTGCCGCACTGGCCCTGGCCACCGCCCTCACCCTTGCCGGCTGTGCCGGCAACACCGCCGATTCCGGCTCCATGCCGGGCATGGACCACGGCAGCAGCAGCAGCGCCTCACCGTCCGTGGTGATGGCGGAGTTCAACGACGCGGATGTGATGTTCGCGCAGATGATGATCCCGCACCACCAGCAGGCCGTCGAGATGGCCGACATGATCCTCGCCAAAGACGGCATCGACGCCGGAGTGATCACGCTCGCGGAGCAGATCAAAGCCGCCCAGCAGCCCGAGATCGAACAGCTGCAGGGATGGCTGGACGAGTGGGGAGCCGACAGTGACATGGGCGGTATGGGCGGCATGGATCACGGTGACGGGATGATGAGCGACGAGGACATGAAAACCCTCGACGCCGCCACCGGCACCGAGGCGTCCCGCCTATTCCTCGAGGAGATGACGATGCACCACGAGGGCGCCATCACCATGGCGCAGAATGAGGTCGACAACGGCCAGAACACGGACGCGATCGGGATGGCTCAGACCATCATCGACACGCAGACCGCGGAGATCGCCACCATGCAGGAGCTGCTCGGACAGCTGTGA
- a CDS encoding COG4705 family protein, whose product MTETVKSARVAAGRTMLSKVPEITVWFWIIKILCTTVGESFADWINMTLGVGLELTSLIFTVVLVVVLAVQLSLRRYVPFVYWLTVVVLSVTGTLYTDILTDNLGVPLAVSTTVFAGTLAVVFGIWWASQRTLSIHSIKTTPRELFYWLAILVTFALGTASGDWILELTGWSPGISVLLPAGLIVAVFAGWRMGGNAVLAFWLAYILTRPLGASLGDWLGFPTDQQGLGLGVAVTSIIFLTAILGTVIYLSVSRADTITASNSTTAAPVTSKKRERRVLVFYGIVAAVTVALLVWASAQPHSVAAASEGEGPATTVTLVPGTSATAKFPASDVTTFRTITADALAMIQAGDEAGATARIADLEKTWDDAQPALQPLDDTGWTFIDGQIDTVLTTLRASAPDTAAETQSLTTLLDTLK is encoded by the coding sequence GTGACGGAAACAGTGAAGTCGGCCAGAGTCGCCGCGGGGCGCACCATGTTGAGCAAGGTTCCAGAGATCACGGTGTGGTTTTGGATCATCAAAATCCTTTGCACAACAGTGGGTGAGAGTTTCGCGGACTGGATCAACATGACGTTGGGTGTGGGTCTCGAGCTGACCTCGCTGATCTTCACCGTGGTGCTCGTCGTCGTTCTCGCGGTGCAGCTGTCACTGCGCCGGTACGTTCCGTTCGTGTACTGGCTCACGGTCGTGGTGCTCAGCGTCACCGGCACCCTGTACACGGATATCCTCACCGACAACCTGGGGGTGCCCCTTGCTGTCAGCACCACCGTGTTCGCCGGCACCCTCGCCGTTGTGTTCGGGATCTGGTGGGCCAGCCAACGGACCCTGTCGATCCACAGCATCAAAACCACCCCGCGTGAGCTGTTCTACTGGCTGGCCATCCTGGTCACCTTCGCGCTGGGCACCGCGTCCGGCGACTGGATTCTCGAACTCACTGGGTGGAGCCCCGGCATCTCCGTCCTGCTCCCGGCCGGGCTGATCGTCGCCGTGTTCGCCGGGTGGCGGATGGGCGGCAACGCGGTCCTAGCGTTCTGGCTCGCCTACATCCTCACCAGACCCTTAGGCGCCAGTCTTGGCGACTGGCTCGGATTCCCCACTGACCAGCAGGGTCTGGGCTTGGGGGTTGCCGTAACCAGCATCATCTTCCTGACCGCGATCCTCGGCACGGTCATCTACCTCAGCGTCTCCCGCGCCGACACCATCACTGCCAGCAACAGCACCACAGCAGCGCCGGTGACCAGTAAGAAGCGCGAGCGACGGGTGCTCGTCTTTTACGGGATCGTCGCGGCAGTCACGGTTGCGTTGCTGGTGTGGGCATCCGCGCAGCCTCACTCGGTCGCGGCCGCCAGCGAGGGTGAAGGCCCAGCCACGACGGTCACCTTGGTTCCGGGAACATCGGCCACCGCGAAGTTCCCGGCCTCCGATGTGACAACGTTTCGGACAATTACCGCGGACGCACTGGCGATGATCCAGGCCGGGGACGAGGCGGGAGCAACGGCACGGATCGCAGATCTGGAGAAGACGTGGGACGACGCACAGCCGGCCCTGCAGCCGCTGGATGACACGGGGTGGACGTTCATCGACGGGCAGATCGATACCGTCCTCACCACACTACGAGCGAGCGCCCCCGACACTGCCGCGGAAACTCAGTCGCTCACCACCCTGCTGGACACCCTCAAATGA
- a CDS encoding heavy-metal-associated domain-containing protein yields MTDRIDLGLKDTSSAGCSCCATTTSAPADLPANATPAVTEDVLVSGMTCAHCVSSVTEEITGIEGVQNVTVELHPGGASRVTINSSTPISSSAVKAAVQEAGYTLAATSV; encoded by the coding sequence ATGACTGACCGCATCGACCTCGGCCTGAAAGACACCAGCAGCGCTGGTTGCTCCTGCTGCGCCACAACGACCTCTGCCCCCGCCGATCTCCCTGCCAACGCGACGCCAGCAGTGACCGAAGACGTGCTGGTGTCAGGAATGACGTGCGCGCACTGCGTATCCAGCGTCACCGAAGAGATCACCGGTATCGAGGGCGTGCAGAACGTCACCGTCGAACTACACCCCGGCGGCGCATCACGCGTCACGATCAACAGCTCGACCCCGATCAGCAGCTCTGCGGTGAAAGCAGCCGTGCAAGAGGCCGGCTACACCCTGGCCGCCACCTCGGTCTAA
- a CDS encoding F510_1955 family glycosylhydrolase, protein MSLTPDSKRVRMRIPLRATASLVALLTLTLTGCAAGTPPTTGTDHADTMPHVHAIVPSPDGDGFLLGTHDGLYTATADGKLGTSIGSDNLDAMGLTALGGDLIASGHPGTRTPTDLGDHNLGVIRSRDGGTTWDPVAYTGEKDFHALTAAPDGTPYAQATDNNVLMASTDRGVSWTPTGSRLQVFAIAVDTTGRIIATTSDGLHVSTDRGSTFAPLPDAPNLYPLAASPDYQRLVGVDSKETIWTSSASDPTWRNVGTVHGSAQAIAITDAGDILVVDDSGLTLLPPPAAN, encoded by the coding sequence GTGTCCCTCACCCCGGACTCGAAAAGGGTGCGTATGCGCATTCCCCTGCGCGCGACAGCAAGCCTCGTCGCGCTTCTCACTTTGACCCTCACCGGGTGCGCGGCCGGCACGCCACCCACTACCGGCACCGACCACGCGGACACAATGCCGCACGTGCACGCGATCGTGCCCTCCCCGGACGGTGACGGGTTCTTGCTCGGCACACACGACGGCCTCTACACCGCCACCGCGGACGGGAAACTCGGCACCAGCATCGGCAGCGACAACCTCGACGCCATGGGCCTGACCGCCCTGGGCGGAGACCTCATCGCTTCCGGTCACCCCGGCACCCGCACACCCACCGACCTCGGCGACCACAACCTCGGCGTCATCCGCAGCAGGGACGGCGGCACCACCTGGGACCCGGTCGCGTACACCGGGGAGAAAGACTTCCACGCCCTCACCGCCGCCCCGGACGGCACCCCTTACGCCCAAGCAACCGACAACAACGTGCTGATGGCAAGCACCGACCGTGGGGTCAGCTGGACCCCGACCGGCAGCAGGCTGCAAGTCTTCGCGATCGCCGTGGACACCACCGGCCGCATCATCGCCACCACCTCCGATGGGCTGCACGTCAGCACCGACCGCGGATCAACATTTGCACCGTTGCCGGATGCACCGAACCTGTATCCGCTGGCCGCGTCGCCTGACTATCAGCGGCTCGTGGGCGTGGACAGCAAAGAGACCATCTGGACCAGCAGCGCCAGTGATCCGACCTGGCGAAACGTCGGAACCGTTCACGGCTCCGCCCAAGCAATCGCCATCACCGACGCCGGAGACATCCTCGTCGTCGACGACAGCGGACTCACCCTGCTCCCTCCTCCCGCAGCCAACTAA
- a CDS encoding Y-family DNA polymerase, with translation MLAHVDVNSAYASFERIFRPDLATVPLVVLSNNDGMVVAASRDAKAMGLDLGEPWFKIRPYAQRLGVIAVSSNYELYGSMSAKVMQVLSRYTADLDIYSIDEAFLTVPPHIVREPGAMQTWAREIKDTLAKLVGVPVCVGVANTRTTAKLANKWAKKAAPFDGVCVWPDIATEDRHQLMARLPVSELWGIASRLEKRLNAIGVRSIAHLAAADPTIVRKNTSVVTMRTALEVRGVPCIDAEPNHDGKKQQLIVSRSFGEKITTVAEMRQVLSIYAQRAATRLVRHGQVAKLLTAFASVSPFDNSDRAESGGGRRSLFPQTVARLPTPTADPVQLTKAAHALLPHLSDGVRYAKAGMMLTDLRKADEHQTLDMFRHAHEEHHIADLMARIQRKTGHDTLGLGYAGLRPGPKWQMKREMLTKRATTHWDELVTVRA, from the coding sequence ATGCTCGCCCACGTCGACGTGAACTCGGCGTACGCATCCTTCGAACGCATCTTCCGCCCCGACCTGGCCACGGTCCCCCTCGTCGTCCTGTCCAACAATGACGGGATGGTGGTCGCGGCCAGTAGGGATGCGAAAGCGATGGGCCTGGACCTCGGGGAGCCGTGGTTCAAGATCCGCCCGTACGCGCAGCGGCTCGGCGTGATCGCGGTCAGCTCGAACTACGAGCTGTACGGATCGATGAGCGCCAAAGTCATGCAAGTTCTGTCTCGCTACACCGCCGACCTCGACATCTACTCCATCGACGAAGCATTCCTCACCGTCCCCCCGCACATCGTCCGGGAACCCGGGGCGATGCAGACCTGGGCGCGCGAGATCAAAGACACCCTCGCGAAACTCGTCGGCGTCCCCGTCTGCGTCGGAGTGGCGAACACCCGCACCACCGCGAAACTCGCGAACAAATGGGCCAAGAAGGCGGCCCCATTCGACGGGGTTTGCGTATGGCCGGACATTGCGACAGAGGATCGGCACCAGCTGATGGCACGGCTCCCGGTCTCCGAACTCTGGGGCATCGCCTCCCGGCTCGAGAAGCGACTGAATGCGATCGGCGTTCGCTCGATCGCGCACCTGGCCGCGGCGGACCCGACCATCGTGCGAAAGAACACATCAGTGGTGACGATGCGCACCGCGCTCGAGGTCCGCGGCGTGCCCTGCATCGACGCCGAACCCAACCACGACGGCAAGAAACAGCAGCTGATCGTGTCCCGCTCGTTCGGGGAGAAGATCACCACGGTCGCGGAGATGCGGCAGGTCTTGTCCATCTACGCTCAACGCGCCGCCACCCGACTCGTCCGGCACGGGCAGGTCGCGAAACTGCTCACCGCGTTCGCTTCCGTCTCCCCATTCGACAACTCCGACCGGGCAGAAAGCGGCGGTGGGCGACGCAGCCTTTTCCCGCAGACCGTCGCGCGGCTGCCGACGCCGACCGCGGACCCGGTGCAGCTGACCAAAGCCGCCCACGCGCTCCTCCCCCACCTCTCCGACGGGGTCCGGTATGCGAAAGCCGGGATGATGCTCACCGACCTCCGCAAGGCCGACGAACACCAAACCCTCGACATGTTCCGCCACGCCCACGAAGAGCATCACATCGCCGACCTCATGGCACGCATCCAACGCAAGACCGGCCACGACACCCTCGGGCTCGGCTACGCGGGATTGCGACCGGGCCCGAAATGGCAGATGAAACGGGAAATGCTCACCAAACGGGCGACCACGCACTGGGACGAACTGGTCACTGTGCGTGCATGA
- a CDS encoding heavy metal translocating P-type ATPase, which translates to MTQHDHSSHPVNHSDHAAATATAHDHAAMGHAGHDDAQAPAAGHSDHGHADHGGHGDHVARFRRLFWIMLILAVPVVGFSMMFSMLLGYQLPDAAWVGWVSPVLGTVMYVWGGAPFLTGAVSELRARKPGMMLLIALAITVAFVASWGASLGVLDHELDFWWELALLIVIMLLGHWIEMRSLAQTTSALDSLAALLPDEAEKVDGDTTVNVAPADLLVGDVVVVRPGGRVPADGRIVQGSASMDESMITGESRPVRRSDGDPVIAGTVATDSGVRVEITAVGADTALAGIQKLVTEAQNSSSRAQRLADRAAGWLFWFALGAAAMTAIAWTLLGFPDDAVVRTITVLVIACPHALGLAIPLVVSIATERAAKAGVLVKDRLALESMRTVNTVLFDKTGTLTKGTPAVTAIDPAAGINPDELLSLAAAAETDSEHPLARAIVNAAKERQLTVPRSSDFASSPAVGVRALVDGRTVQVGGPYLLEQEGASELPIADEWRGEGAIILHVLVDGAVAGALRLADEIRPESREAVTALQGRGVQVVMITGDAEAVAASVATELGIDRYFAGVRPEDKASKVKQLQGEGRKVAMVGDGVNDAPALAQADVGIAIGAGTDVAIASAGVILASDDPRSVVSVIELSRASYRKMTQNLWWAAGYNLLSVPLAAGVLAPIGFVLPMSVGAILMSLSTIVVALNAQLLRRLDLSPESVIRRN; encoded by the coding sequence ATGACCCAGCACGATCACTCTTCCCACCCTGTGAACCACAGCGATCACGCCGCTGCGACTGCCACCGCGCACGACCACGCCGCGATGGGCCATGCCGGTCACGATGACGCCCAGGCGCCGGCAGCGGGGCACTCCGATCACGGGCACGCCGACCACGGGGGCCACGGTGACCATGTGGCCCGGTTCCGGCGGCTGTTTTGGATCATGCTGATCCTCGCTGTCCCGGTCGTCGGGTTCTCGATGATGTTCTCGATGCTGCTCGGGTACCAGCTGCCGGATGCCGCATGGGTCGGGTGGGTCTCCCCGGTGCTGGGCACGGTGATGTACGTGTGGGGTGGCGCCCCGTTCCTCACCGGCGCGGTCAGTGAGCTCCGCGCCCGCAAGCCCGGGATGATGCTGCTGATCGCCCTGGCGATCACGGTCGCGTTCGTCGCGTCCTGGGGTGCGAGCCTCGGCGTGCTGGACCACGAGCTGGACTTCTGGTGGGAGCTGGCGCTGCTGATCGTCATCATGCTCCTGGGCCACTGGATCGAAATGCGCTCCCTCGCCCAAACCACCTCCGCCCTCGACTCCCTCGCCGCACTCCTCCCCGACGAGGCCGAGAAGGTCGACGGCGACACCACCGTGAACGTCGCTCCCGCGGATCTGCTCGTCGGGGACGTGGTCGTGGTCCGCCCCGGCGGGCGAGTACCGGCGGATGGACGGATCGTGCAGGGCTCGGCAAGCATGGATGAGTCGATGATCACCGGAGAGTCCCGCCCGGTGCGTCGGAGCGACGGCGACCCGGTAATCGCCGGGACCGTGGCCACCGACTCCGGGGTGCGGGTGGAGATCACCGCGGTCGGTGCCGACACCGCTCTCGCCGGGATCCAGAAGCTGGTCACCGAGGCGCAGAACTCCTCCTCCCGTGCGCAGCGCCTCGCGGACCGTGCCGCCGGGTGGCTGTTCTGGTTCGCCCTCGGCGCTGCCGCGATGACCGCGATCGCCTGGACGCTGCTGGGCTTCCCGGATGATGCTGTCGTTCGCACCATCACGGTGCTGGTAATCGCGTGCCCCCACGCCCTCGGGCTGGCAATCCCGCTGGTGGTCTCCATCGCCACCGAACGCGCCGCCAAGGCAGGTGTGCTGGTCAAGGACCGGCTGGCGTTGGAGAGCATGCGCACCGTCAACACGGTCCTGTTCGACAAGACCGGCACCCTCACCAAGGGCACCCCCGCCGTCACCGCCATCGACCCCGCGGCGGGCATCAACCCCGACGAGCTCCTCTCCCTGGCAGCCGCCGCCGAAACGGACTCCGAGCACCCCCTGGCCCGCGCGATCGTCAACGCCGCGAAAGAGCGCCAGCTCACCGTCCCGCGTTCCAGCGACTTCGCGTCCTCACCCGCGGTCGGTGTTCGGGCGCTGGTCGACGGGCGCACCGTGCAGGTCGGTGGCCCGTACCTCCTCGAGCAAGAAGGGGCGAGCGAGCTGCCCATCGCCGACGAGTGGCGGGGGGAAGGCGCGATCATCTTGCACGTCCTCGTTGACGGAGCCGTGGCGGGTGCGTTGCGGCTTGCGGATGAGATCCGCCCCGAATCCCGAGAGGCCGTAACCGCGCTGCAAGGCCGCGGCGTGCAGGTGGTCATGATCACCGGTGACGCGGAAGCCGTCGCCGCGTCCGTAGCCACAGAGCTGGGCATCGACCGGTACTTCGCTGGAGTCCGCCCGGAGGACAAGGCCTCCAAGGTGAAGCAACTGCAGGGCGAGGGACGTAAGGTCGCGATGGTCGGCGACGGGGTGAACGATGCGCCCGCCCTTGCCCAGGCGGACGTCGGTATCGCGATCGGCGCCGGCACCGATGTCGCGATCGCTTCTGCCGGGGTGATCCTCGCGAGCGACGACCCCCGGTCGGTGGTGTCAGTGATCGAGCTTTCTCGGGCGAGCTACCGGAAGATGACACAGAACCTGTGGTGGGCAGCCGGCTACAACCTCCTTTCCGTGCCGCTGGCTGCAGGGGTGCTCGCTCCCATCGGGTTCGTGCTGCCCATGTCGGTGGGCGCGATCCTGATGTCGCTGTCCACCATCGTGGTCGCCCTCAACGCCCAACTGCTGCGGCGACTGGACCTCAGCCCGGAGTCCGTCATTCGCCGCAACTGA
- a CDS encoding metal-sensitive transcriptional regulator, whose protein sequence is MNGYDSNKDDLQQRLRRIEGQVRGISRMVDEDKYCIDILTQVSAATKALETVALSLLGDHLRHCVAEASAEGGQVAAEKIREANDAIARLVRS, encoded by the coding sequence GTGAACGGTTACGACAGCAACAAGGACGACCTGCAGCAGCGGCTGCGGCGCATCGAGGGTCAGGTGCGCGGCATCTCGCGGATGGTCGATGAGGACAAGTACTGCATCGACATCCTCACGCAGGTCTCGGCCGCGACGAAGGCGCTCGAGACGGTCGCGTTGTCCCTGCTCGGCGATCACCTTCGCCACTGCGTCGCCGAGGCATCCGCTGAGGGCGGCCAGGTCGCTGCAGAGAAGATCCGTGAAGCCAACGACGCGATCGCGCGTCTGGTCCGCTCCTAA
- a CDS encoding M23 family metallopeptidase, producing MNFLGLVALLTIGMTVDAEALPHEHAEPATAPVDSSRSEDIQAYVTPGQTQAAPVITRDGYSTATLVDLAGTAGIMNYSSAVFTNNPDCAIQWPYAVGVPMTYGFGMRDGKMHEGTDFVPGVGAHIQAIAEGVVATSTDNGGAYGVTIVIDHRVDGQLVSTRYAHMEYDSRQVEVGDTVDVGQYIGRTGDTGRSFGAHLHFEVLLNGTTATDPLPWLEDYATC from the coding sequence GTGAACTTCCTCGGCCTCGTGGCGCTGCTGACCATCGGGATGACCGTAGACGCCGAAGCACTCCCCCACGAGCACGCGGAACCGGCAACCGCCCCGGTGGACAGTTCGCGGTCCGAAGACATCCAGGCGTACGTCACACCCGGCCAGACGCAGGCCGCTCCCGTCATCACCCGCGACGGCTACTCCACCGCCACCCTCGTGGATCTGGCCGGAACCGCGGGCATCATGAACTACTCCAGCGCGGTGTTCACCAACAACCCCGACTGCGCCATCCAATGGCCGTACGCGGTCGGTGTTCCGATGACCTACGGGTTCGGCATGCGCGACGGCAAGATGCATGAGGGCACCGACTTCGTTCCCGGCGTCGGGGCTCACATCCAAGCCATCGCCGAGGGAGTCGTCGCCACCTCTACCGACAACGGCGGAGCCTACGGAGTCACCATCGTTATCGATCACCGCGTCGATGGACAGCTCGTCTCGACCCGCTACGCCCATATGGAATACGACTCCCGACAAGTCGAGGTTGGCGACACCGTCGACGTCGGTCAATACATTGGCCGCACCGGAGACACCGGCCGCTCCTTTGGAGCCCACCTGCACTTCGAAGTGCTTCTCAATGGAACCACCGCCACCGATCCACTCCCCTGGCTGGAGGACTACGCCACCTGCTGA
- a CDS encoding DUF6153 family protein has protein sequence MSLIALTEQLRAGRSMARTLLLLIALTGAVIVGLLAMHSLNTHTAAETGHHATMAADPADMSTDSHAAATTAVDDGCADCGSDHSSMFAMACVLALLATVLLLARPAAVRQWLALLPRPGPPVVSPPGIPGLRPPSLTALCISRT, from the coding sequence ATGTCGCTGATCGCACTGACAGAACAACTGCGGGCCGGCCGCTCTATGGCCCGCACGCTGCTGCTGCTGATCGCTCTCACCGGCGCGGTCATCGTCGGCCTGCTGGCCATGCACTCCCTCAACACCCACACCGCCGCGGAAACCGGCCACCACGCCACCATGGCCGCCGACCCCGCCGATATGAGCACCGACTCTCACGCTGCGGCGACCACCGCGGTGGATGACGGGTGCGCGGACTGCGGATCAGACCACTCGAGCATGTTCGCGATGGCGTGCGTCCTCGCACTACTGGCGACGGTGCTGCTCTTGGCCCGCCCGGCCGCGGTCCGCCAGTGGCTCGCGCTTCTTCCTCGACCGGGACCGCCCGTAGTCTCGCCGCCCGGCATCCCGGGTCTTCGCCCTCCTTCTCTCACCGCTCTCTGCATCAGTCGTACGTGA